GCGGCTCTTCGTTTCTCTTCTCTCTTCGTCTTCTGCCTACGGCAAATTCCATTGTAGAAAATTATAGCAGAAAAACATGTCAAAAAACTGACAACAATTTAGACACAATTTGACCTTTGAGAGCCTGACCAATGCGCCGTAAAACACACTACGGAGGATAGAAAGAGGCGGCTCAAACGGCGGCGGGAAACTCTGACCAATGTGGATAACTTGAGAAAAAATTCTCAACAACGGAGGCGAAGTTCATTTCAACCTGCCGGTTCGCCAGTCTTCAAGCAGAGACTGCACAGAAAGCAGCGGCCGGTAGAGGCGGTAAAGCGCGCTGTTGAGCAGCCGGTATACGTGCCTTTCGGTAAACCCAAGTTCACGGGCGATATCCGACACCTCCATGTTCCGCCAGTATCGCAGCGCCAAAACACGACGTTCCTTCTCCTCAAGCTCGCAGTAGGGCTCGTAAATACCGGACATCAGGGATTTCAACTTCCTCATCACGGGATCGTTGTATCGTTCCAGATACCTGTCGCCGGCCGCAACGGCGCCGCTTCCGTCCACGGGCTCGTCCCAGAGGCAGCCGCAGGACATAGCCTGAGCGTCGAGCATCAGCTTGTAGCCGTCGTGGTCCTTCTTAATAGCGGGGAAGTCCTTAATCGCCCCTTCCACCATCCTGTGCCTGTACGTCGCCATTTGACGGTCCTCCTTCTTCGCTGTTTTCCGCTATGTGTGCGTTTCGCGCGACGGCGCGCCCTCTTCGCCGTAGGCGAAGCTGAAAAATCACCTTAGGGCTCGCCTAGTGCCGCGTGCGTTTCGCGGCGCGAACATGTGCACCTGTTCGCAACATGTTCGCAAATATGTTCGCGCCCTCGAAGCCTTGCAGTTACTGGAAAAATCGGCGGTTGCGAACATTGCGAACATATTTACCCCTTATTTTTAGAAAATCATTTAAAGAAGAAAAAATCTTTTTTATACGGTTTTTTCGTGTCTGCTGTTCGCAGGGTACAGTTATCCCCTGTGATACCAACGGTTTTTTTGCGCGAACATGTTTGCGAACATGTTGGAAATATGTTCGCGCCGGTATCGCTGAAGCCTTGCTGTCACCGGCTTTTTTAATGCGAACATGTTTTGTTGACTATATGAATTGTTCGCGCTATCTTTTGTTACAAATCATCTTCCGACACCTCCAGCGGGATCGTGCGCTTGGGCGGCACGCGCCACATTCTGGCGTTGGAATGCCCCATCGGCCTGGACTTCCCCCCGGTGAGTTTCGCCAGCACTTTGCCCGCCTTTATCACGTCGCCCGGCTTGGGCGTGGAGCTGGGAGGGTAGCCGCAGTCGTACAGCACCTGGGTGGTCGTCGCGTATCTCCAGATTTCGGGCATGGCTTTCCATTCAAGGCCGACGGCTATCATTTCCTCTATGCTGGACGGGACTTCGAATTCCTGGTTGAGTTCCGCGAGCAGCGCGTCTTCTTCTTTCGTCAGCCACCAGCGGTATTCGTCGTTTTTGGGCTCTTTTAAGTGCATGAGGTAGTAACGTTCGTAGACTTCCCGCCACATCTGCTGCATTTCGCCGCGGTCGAGCGGCATGATCTTGACTAGGGGGATGCACCACCAGCGGGAATTGCCCGTGTCGTCGATGAGGAATTGCCGCTGGTTCACCGTGGCGCCGTATATCGTGCGGCGCTGGAAGTCCGATTCCCTGCGGCTCCACGGCATGCGCAGCTTGTCCGAGCCGCGCGTCAGAAAGGCTTTCAAGATGGGCACTTCGGAGCGGTTGAAGGTGCCTTCTAATTCTCCGTATTCCACGCCCCAGGCCGATATGGCGGCTTTCACGCTGTCTTTGTCTTTCAGGTTGAGCCCCACGCCTTCGGAAAAGAATTCGTCTTTCCCGAAGAGGATGCGGAACCAGGTGGTTTTGCCTATGCCCTGTCCGCCGACGAAGGTCAGCACTCCGCGACAGCGGAAGCCGCTTTGCATGAAGACGGCCGCTACGCCGGAGATGAGCCAGCGGCGGATGAGCGTTTCTTTGAAGCCGCGCGGGAAGTCCCTCTCCTCCACAAGAGAATCGTAAACATTTTGCAGACGCGAAAAGCCGTCCCAGGGTTCGGAGAGTATCCAATCTTTCACCGGGTTGACGATGTTCTGCGAACCTATGTTGGAAATAAGGGGGTCGATGTCGCCTTTCGGCATGCGCCAGCGCGAGCAGAGGGAGAGTATTTCGCCCATCGCGGCGTTTTTCGCGTTGTCGCCGCACCATGTGCGCCCCGGCATGGAAAAGACTTCTTCTTTTTTTATTTCGTCGTAGGATACGGTCATGCCGGCGAAGGCCAGCAGCGCCCGCAGGTTTTCCACGGTGCCCAGCGGCCGGCCGCCTTCCGTCAGGTCTACGAATTGGGGCTCTCTGTGTTTCAGCTTGTAGAGGCCCTCGTTTTTGAAGGCCTCCAGTTTTTTCAGCATCAGCGCCCTCGTCTTTTTCAATCCGTTTTTGACGGCGTAGTCGTTCCAGTCCGTGCCTTCGTCGTCTTGGGCGAAGTCCGGATAGACGAAGGGGACGCCCGTTTCTTCAAAGACTTTTATCGCGGCCGTCGCCCCCGGGTTTCCCGCCGTATGCCTGTCATTATCGGCGGCCACGACGAATTCTTTTTCCGGCCAGAGGCGGCGGACGTTTTTTACCACGGGCAATAGGTTGCCGGCGTCGCAGCCGATTATCACGGCGTCGCCGGTCGCCTCCGCCACTGAGCAGGCCGTCGCCCACCCTTCGGCGATCCAGACGCGCGCCGATAGGCGCGCTTCGTCGAAGCCCGAAGGGGCGCCGGAGGCTTCAGACCCCTTGTCATCCGCCCGCGCGTCGGAAGGCGCGGAAGGGGAAGAGGCGGAAGAGGGCCCTCCGCTGGACGGGACGTCCATATAGATCACGCCGAAGTTGCCCCGCTTGGGCGCCGAGGTCTCGAAGAGTTTTTTGGCGCCCTGCCGCTGCGGTATGGTCTGCACGTTGACGACGGCGCCGCTCGCGTCGAAGAGCGGCCACAGCAGGTCCTGTCCCAATATCCGGGCGCCGTGGACGGACCGCAGCCGCTTTCTTGAGGCGTATTTGTGCGACGCGTCGGCCGGCGTCGCCGCCGCCCACTTCCGCCGCGCGAGGGCCGAGGCCTCGGCCTGCGACGACGCCTTCTTCCGCGCGGCTTCGGCCCTTTCCCGCTCCCACTTCTCGGCCAGCGCTTCCCGTTCTGCGGCCGACAGGGAACGAAAATCCGCATCCCCGCGCGGGTCCCACATGTAAAACTCCCCCGTGCGCCAGTTGTGCAGCCAGCCGCGCGGGAATTCGTCGTTGAATATCCTGTATTCGCCGTTCTTGCTCCTGGGCTTGTCTCCGGAGAGCGTGCAGCGGTGCTTGCGCCCGTCGATCTTAAGCCCCTCGCCGGAAGCGAGGTAGACTCCCTCGCCTCCGAGAAAATCAAGAAAAGCCCGCTCGATGTCAAAAATTCCCCAATCGCCCAGATCCCTCACCCGCCTGACTTTTTATCTTAAACCGAAACCGAAGCGAGCGGCCCCATGCGCGCCGCCGCCCTACTTGCCCAGCTCCTGCCCTTCGACGTCCTCGATCCAGAACTTAAGATCGCGGTTCGGCTCCGCCAAAGCGGCCTCCACCGAAGATTCCACCATCGGCTCAACGATAGGTATATACTCGTCGGCGATAAGATCCTCGTCGAGCGACACCTCCTCCGGCATCCCCTCGTACCTCTCCAGCAGCTTCTTCAACTCATCCAGCTGCCTCTCCGTCACGAAAAACCTTTTCCCGTCATTCATCTTCATGCTATAATCTCCTTGTCTGTTATATGCCTGAGTCCCGTGCGCCGCTATCGCTCGGGGCTCTCTTTTTCCGCCCGCGCGTCTCTGCCGGCAGAAGCTTCTCGGCGTCCATGATCACCGTGCCATGTTCGACACAGCGGCGCATATACTCGGGGAAAGAATAAATATCATCCCAGCCGTGCCGCAGGTAGTATGCGTACAGCTCAGACTCAGTGCACTCGATGATTTTGCCTTTTTGCGCTTTCATTAGTTCGCCTCCTCAAAAATTCTCGCTTGCGGGTTATGGTTCCGGAAAAATGTTTTGTCTTCGATCCACCAGTTCCACACGTCCTGTGCCGTGCGCCACGTATCGGACTTTTTGCCTACATCGCGCCTGTGTTGCAGCATTTTGTCGAACGCGCGAAGATAAAGCGCTTTATATTTCGACCAACGTTCAGCATGGCGTATCCTTGTCTGCACATTTGCCATTGGGCAACAAATGCAACCCAGGCGGGCAAAGCCTTCGTCGTAGAGTCCGCAGTATGACAGGCTGCCCCCGCGTATGTATTCCCACACTTCGCGTTCCGTCCAGTCGAATATGAGATGCAGGTATTGCCCATTTTTTCTACGCTTCGGCTCTATTTTTTGTCTTTTCGCCCTGTGCACGCTCTCGTCGCGACGGACGCCTGTTACGCAGATAGTTCTGCCATCTCCGCCGTGCTCCTTGAGTGCCGCACAGCAATAACGCATTATGCGCGTCGGGGGCGTGTTTTTGGCGACGATTAGCGCCCACATGCTCAGGCGCGGGCTATGCATGGCAACGTCGGGCTGTGCCCGGATGAAGTAGACCAGCTCCGGCGGGTCTACGGTCGTAACACAGTAGTGCGCGTCATATTTGACTCCGGAGCGCCGCACGAGGTCGAGCACGACGGTGCTGTCTTTACCTCCGGAGTACGCGACATAATAGCCGTCCGGCGGCTCCATTTCACGTAATATGCCGATAGCCTCGGCTACTTTATCGCGGGGTCCGAAGAGCGTGTTTTCATACAGCACGACGCTATGCTAACTCCTGCTGCTCGACGTCCTCGATCCAGAACTTAAGATCGCGGTTCGGCTCCGCCAAAGCGGCCTCCACCGAAGATTCCACCATCGGCTCAACGATAGGTATATACTCGTCGGCGATAAGATCCTCTTCGAGCGACACCTCCTCCGGCATCCCCTCGTACCTCTCCAGCAGCTTCTTCAGCTCATCCAGCTGCCTCTCCGTCACGAAAAACCTTTTCCCGTCATTCATCTTCATGCTATAATCTCCTTAGTCAGTTCTACTTAGTACAGTTCTATTTTGAGTCCCGAGCGCCGCTATCGCTCGGGGCTCTCTTTTTCCTTCCGCGCGTCTCTGCCGGCAGCGCCTTCACGCCCGTCTCTTTCTCGTACCGTTTGTCTATCTCGGCAAAGCTTTTCCGGAGAAAAATCGGCGAAAACCTCACCGAAACGCCGCTCTCCCGGATAGACTCCATGATTTTTTTCCACGAATGCCCGGCCATACGCGCAGCGCGTATCTCGGTATAAAGGGACTCGATGAGCTGCGTCTTCATCTGCTTCTGCCCGTATGAAGCGCGCGGGTTGCGCGCCAGCTCGGTCAAAGCCATACGCGCCCGGCCGAGCCCTGGGACGTCGAACTCAGGCATCGCCACCATCCTCCCTGCCCGCCGCCTTAATCACCGTGCCCTGTTCGACACAGCGGCGCATATACTCCGGAAAAGAATAAATATCATCCCAGCCGTGCCGCAGCCAATACGCGGTCAACTCCGCCTCGGTGCACTCGACGATCCTGCCTCTGCGTACCTTCATCGCCCGCCATCCTTCTTAGGCGCCCTGTAAACATTGGCCAGATACTCCATGCGCCTCTTCTGCCGGCGGCGGTCTTCCGACCATACGCAAAGCATCTTGCCGACAAAAAACGCCGCTACGGCCAACGCCGCGACCACAAGAACGCAGAACGACACGAAAGCCGCTGCGACATACACCCTATACATCCTTCTTCTCCTCCTCGTCGGTCCTCATATAAGACACCAGCAGATGCCGGCAGAACTCCTTCATATCCTTCACCCGCGCCGCGTCCCGCTCAAAGCCGTCGCAGTTGTGGCAGGCGAACGCAGCCGCGCCCATCGGCAGCAGCCAGACGGCGGGGTAACACTCCTCATGCCCGCAAAAAGCGTGTATCTTCCCAAACCTGCGGCACTTCGCCGCCATCCCGTAACGCGCCATCTCAGCGGCCGCCCCCAAACATACGGGCGCACTCTTCAAG
Above is a genomic segment from Synergistes jonesii containing:
- a CDS encoding sigma factor-like helix-turn-helix DNA-binding protein; its protein translation is MATYRHRMVEGAIKDFPAIKKDHDGYKLMLDAQAMSCGCLWDEPVDGSGAVAAGDRYLERYNDPVMRKLKSLMSGIYEPYCELEEKERRVLALRYWRNMEVSDIARELGFTERHVYRLLNSALYRLYRPLLSVQSLLEDWRTGRLK
- a CDS encoding VapE domain-containing protein, with amino-acid sequence MRDLGDWGIFDIERAFLDFLGGEGVYLASGEGLKIDGRKHRCTLSGDKPRSKNGEYRIFNDEFPRGWLHNWRTGEFYMWDPRGDADFRSLSAAEREALAEKWERERAEAARKKASSQAEASALARRKWAAATPADASHKYASRKRLRSVHGARILGQDLLWPLFDASGAVVNVQTIPQRQGAKKLFETSAPKRGNFGVIYMDVPSSGGPSSASSPSAPSDARADDKGSEASGAPSGFDEARLSARVWIAEGWATACSVAEATGDAVIIGCDAGNLLPVVKNVRRLWPEKEFVVAADNDRHTAGNPGATAAIKVFEETGVPFVYPDFAQDDEGTDWNDYAVKNGLKKTRALMLKKLEAFKNEGLYKLKHREPQFVDLTEGGRPLGTVENLRALLAFAGMTVSYDEIKKEEVFSMPGRTWCGDNAKNAAMGEILSLCSRWRMPKGDIDPLISNIGSQNIVNPVKDWILSEPWDGFSRLQNVYDSLVEERDFPRGFKETLIRRWLISGVAAVFMQSGFRCRGVLTFVGGQGIGKTTWFRILFGKDEFFSEGVGLNLKDKDSVKAAISAWGVEYGELEGTFNRSEVPILKAFLTRGSDKLRMPWSRRESDFQRRTIYGATVNQRQFLIDDTGNSRWWCIPLVKIMPLDRGEMQQMWREVYERYYLMHLKEPKNDEYRWWLTKEEDALLAELNQEFEVPSSIEEMIAVGLEWKAMPEIWRYATTTQVLYDCGYPPSSTPKPGDVIKAGKVLAKLTGGKSRPMGHSNARMWRVPPKRTIPLEVSEDDL
- a CDS encoding phosphoadenosine phosphosulfate reductase family protein — translated: MLYENTLFGPRDKVAEAIGILREMEPPDGYYVAYSGGKDSTVVLDLVRRSGVKYDAHYCVTTVDPPELVYFIRAQPDVAMHSPRLSMWALIVAKNTPPTRIMRYCCAALKEHGGDGRTICVTGVRRDESVHRAKRQKIEPKRRKNGQYLHLIFDWTEREVWEYIRGGSLSYCGLYDEGFARLGCICCPMANVQTRIRHAERWSKYKALYLRAFDKMLQHRRDVGKKSDTWRTAQDVWNWWIEDKTFFRNHNPQARIFEEAN